ATCCTGAGCAGAGCGATGCCCATCGCCACGGTGCCCGTGAACCAACCCCAGCCGAACAGACCCTTTTCGAACCAGTACTCCCTGAACAGGCAGGGAGCGACGTAACGGAAGAAGCAGTAGCTGAAGATGACACCGAATATCATCAGTACCAACAATGGCATGAAGTAGGCGGCTACTACCGAGAGGTTGATGGAGGCAATGCCGAAAGCTACCAGCACGTCAGTGGCACCACCGCCGATGCGGTTGATGACGGGCGCGCTGACATAGTGGTGGGCACCGCCCACCCGCATCAGTGCATTGAGACCCAGCCCTACCAGAAAGGCCAGAGCAAAGGCCGGCGCCGAGAAGTCGAACAGTGTCGCGATCCACCCCTTGAGCCAGAAGCTGGCACCGGCGACTGCGATGACCAGCAGCAGGTGAAACAGCAGCGGCTCGATTGTCATCGACGAGATCGTTTCCACGCTCTCGCTCTCCCGCTTGTCGGCAGGTATCAGGCCGGTACGCATTTCAGCGGGCAGCGATCCGAACTCGCTGATGAAACTGGTTCTCCCACGCCGTGAATTGTGCCGAATGATGGCGATGCCGCCGATGATCGAGCAGAGTACCCCGACCGTCGCCGAGGTCATCGCCAGCGAAGTGGCTTCCGGCCAGCCGTGCGCTGCGAACACCTCACCGATCGCGGCGGCTGTACCATGCCCGCCGACAAAGCCCGTGGCCAACAACAAGCCAAAGCCTTCCGGCATCGACGACCAGAAGGGGGCGAAGAAGACCAGCGCGAACAATACGCCAGCCCCATACATGCCGATCAGGGCCATGTTGCCGAAGGACCACATGCTGCCGACCCGGCCAGCAATACGCCTAAGCGGCACGCGTTGCGCGGCAAGGCCCAGCGAGCCGAAAATAAAAGCAATCAAAATGCCCGGGTAGCTGGCCATGTGGGCTGAAAAGCCCAGCCAGTTTATGCCATTCGGGCCCAGTAGCAGGCCCAGCAAACCGGCCGTAATACTGGCCGGCAGGAAAAGCTTCTGTAGCCAGAGGAGACGAGCACGCAATGCCACGCCGGCCAGCAGCAGTATCGCCATGAGAGCGGCGTCGCTCATCAGGGTATCCAGGGAAAATGTCATCTCATGCTCCTGTCTTGCCTTGTTGTTGTGGGAAGAGTCGGTATCAGCAGCGGGTAGAATTCCTGGGTGGATTGATAGGGTGGCCGAGAGCGATCAGTTCGCTCACACCTTTGAACCTGTCTTGCCGAAGCGACTGAAGCGGTAGGGTTCGGGATCCACAAGAGGAGTACTGCCCGTGACCAGATCCGCCATCAGCTGACCCGCGCCGGGGGCAGTGCCGAAGCCGTGACCGGAGAAACCGGTCGCCAGATAAAATCCCGGGAGGGTATTGATCGAATCGATGACGGGTACCGAGTCCGGGGTGACATCGATCAGTCCGCCCCAGCGCTGGGCGATCTCGATATTCCGGAAAAAGGGCACCGCGTCACTGATCTGGCGCATGGCCTCCTTCAGTACTCGGGAGGATGGCATGGGATCGAGCACGCGCTCCCGCTCGAAGGGCGAGATGTCGTCATTTGACCAGCGGCGGTGATGCCATGCCTCCTGCCACAGCCGTGCATCAAGGCGCAGGCGGAACTC
This DNA window, taken from Kushneria phosphatilytica, encodes the following:
- a CDS encoding sodium/glutamate symporter, with amino-acid sequence MTFSLDTLMSDAALMAILLLAGVALRARLLWLQKLFLPASITAGLLGLLLGPNGINWLGFSAHMASYPGILIAFIFGSLGLAAQRVPLRRIAGRVGSMWSFGNMALIGMYGAGVLFALVFFAPFWSSMPEGFGLLLATGFVGGHGTAAAIGEVFAAHGWPEATSLAMTSATVGVLCSIIGGIAIIRHNSRRGRTSFISEFGSLPAEMRTGLIPADKRESESVETISSMTIEPLLFHLLLVIAVAGASFWLKGWIATLFDFSAPAFALAFLVGLGLNALMRVGGAHHYVSAPVINRIGGGATDVLVAFGIASINLSVVAAYFMPLLVLMIFGVIFSYCFFRYVAPCLFREYWFEKGLFGWGWFTGTVAMGIALLRIVDPRLKSRTLDDFALAYIFGAPVEIMLVTFSPILLIAGYSWLYVAITLGIVAVIAAIATRAGWLQLPSADPAEARTSR